The following proteins come from a genomic window of Paramicrobacterium humi:
- a CDS encoding phage holin family protein, with protein sequence MTDPNLDPGATPSEEKAAHTSLGDLLGEVSRDVSELMRQEVELAKAEIKQSATRAGKGAGLYGGAGYAAMMAVLFLSIAAWWGLGHLIDNGWSGVVIAVIWGIIALVLFLMGKKKFESVKGAPQTVDTVKEIPDALKRNEENR encoded by the coding sequence ATGACAGATCCGAACCTCGACCCCGGCGCAACGCCGTCGGAGGAGAAGGCGGCGCACACATCGCTCGGCGACCTGCTCGGTGAAGTGAGCCGCGACGTCTCCGAGCTCATGCGCCAGGAAGTCGAGCTGGCAAAGGCCGAGATCAAGCAGTCCGCGACGCGAGCGGGAAAGGGCGCCGGACTCTACGGCGGCGCCGGCTACGCCGCGATGATGGCTGTGCTGTTCCTCTCCATCGCAGCCTGGTGGGGTCTCGGCCACCTCATCGACAACGGCTGGTCCGGAGTCGTGATCGCGGTGATCTGGGGCATCATCGCGCTCGTGCTCTTCCTCATGGGGAAGAAGAAGTTCGAATCGGTGAAGGGCGCTCCCCAGACCGTCGACACCGTCAAGGAAATACCCGACGCATTGAAGCGAAATGAGGAGAACCGATGA
- a CDS encoding HAD family hydrolase: MVNESAHGAALFDIDGTLVDSNYLHVEAWSHAFAEVGVEIDEWRIHRSIGMDGDTLLETLLGDAVDEHADTVKELHSKYYRDMRPRLRAFDGARDLLRDLSERDVDVVLATSAQPEELGMLREVLDAEKFIAQFTASSDVKEAKPRPDIFEVALQKVGAAASASVVVGDTVWDVEAASRAGLPCIGVLSGGVSRAELDDAGAVAVYADVAELHEQLEASPLARLL; this comes from the coding sequence ATGGTGAACGAATCCGCGCACGGAGCGGCGCTCTTCGATATCGACGGAACTCTCGTCGACTCCAACTACCTGCACGTGGAGGCGTGGTCGCACGCCTTCGCCGAGGTCGGCGTCGAGATCGACGAGTGGCGCATCCACCGGTCGATCGGCATGGACGGTGACACGCTGCTCGAGACACTGCTCGGCGACGCGGTCGACGAGCATGCGGACACCGTCAAGGAACTCCACTCGAAGTACTACCGCGACATGAGGCCCCGCTTGCGCGCGTTCGACGGCGCACGAGACCTGCTGCGCGACTTGTCGGAGCGCGACGTCGACGTCGTGCTCGCGACGTCCGCCCAGCCCGAAGAACTCGGGATGCTGCGCGAGGTGCTCGACGCCGAGAAGTTCATCGCGCAGTTCACGGCGAGCTCCGACGTGAAGGAAGCGAAGCCGCGGCCCGACATCTTCGAGGTCGCCCTGCAGAAAGTCGGTGCGGCGGCATCCGCGAGCGTCGTCGTGGGCGACACGGTATGGGATGTCGAAGCCGCTTCGCGCGCCGGACTGCCGTGCATCGGGGTTCTCAGCGGCGGCGTCTCGCGTGCGGAGCTCGACGACGCGGGCGCCGTCGCGGTGTACGCCGACGTCGCCGAGCTGCACGAACAGCTCGAGGCCAGCCCGCTCGCCCGGCTGCTCTGA
- a CDS encoding VIT1/CCC1 transporter family protein, with translation MTDTHLPAEPEPSASDIRRWRQYLADERAEAAVYAELASRRHGEERAILLGLVDAERRHEAHWLRLLGPHVGLPLRTKLRTRLLGFFARRFGSIFVLALMQQAESRSPYGDDADATVAMAADEQIHEEVVRGLAARGRTSLSGTFRAAVFGANDGLVSNLALVIGMAATGVSNSIVLAAGIAGLLAGALSMGAGEYVSVRSQRELLSATLPNPGTHAILPNLDAEANELALVYRARGMAPADAEAHARERLYGLECVHGDDPAVTRAASHDDADAHAAVGSAWYAAFSSFCFFSSGAIIPVIPLFFGLTGLAAILVAAILVGVALMLTGAVVGVLSGAPPLKRAVRQLAIGFGAAAVTYVLGLLFGTQVG, from the coding sequence GTGACCGACACTCATCTGCCGGCTGAGCCGGAGCCCTCGGCATCCGACATTCGTCGCTGGCGCCAGTACCTCGCCGACGAGCGAGCCGAGGCCGCCGTGTACGCCGAGCTCGCGAGCAGACGGCACGGCGAGGAGCGCGCCATCCTGCTCGGACTCGTCGACGCCGAGCGCCGACACGAGGCGCACTGGCTGCGGCTGCTCGGTCCGCACGTGGGGCTTCCCCTTCGCACGAAGCTGCGCACCCGGCTCCTCGGCTTCTTCGCCCGCCGGTTCGGCTCCATCTTCGTTCTCGCGCTCATGCAGCAGGCGGAGTCGCGCTCGCCGTACGGCGACGATGCGGATGCCACAGTCGCGATGGCCGCCGATGAGCAGATCCACGAGGAAGTGGTGCGGGGTCTCGCCGCCCGCGGCCGGACGAGCCTGTCGGGAACTTTCCGCGCCGCCGTGTTCGGCGCGAACGACGGACTCGTCTCGAACCTCGCCCTCGTGATCGGCATGGCGGCGACCGGAGTGTCGAACAGCATCGTGCTCGCCGCCGGAATCGCGGGTCTGCTCGCGGGAGCGCTCTCGATGGGCGCCGGCGAGTACGTCTCCGTGCGGTCTCAGCGCGAACTGCTGAGCGCGACGCTGCCCAATCCCGGCACTCACGCGATCCTGCCGAACCTCGACGCCGAGGCGAACGAGCTCGCGCTCGTCTACCGCGCCCGCGGCATGGCTCCGGCCGACGCCGAAGCCCACGCGCGTGAGCGGCTCTACGGTCTCGAGTGCGTGCACGGTGACGATCCGGCCGTGACGCGCGCCGCCTCGCACGACGACGCAGACGCTCACGCGGCCGTCGGCTCCGCGTGGTACGCCGCGTTCTCGAGCTTCTGCTTCTTCTCGTCGGGTGCCATCATTCCCGTCATTCCGCTGTTCTTCGGGCTCACGGGACTCGCGGCGATTCTCGTCGCGGCGATTCTCGTCGGCGTCGCCCTCATGCTGACCGGCGCGGTGGTCGGCGTCCTCTCGGGAGCTCCGCCGCTCAAGCGCGCGGTGCGTCAGCTCGCGATCGGCTTCGGCGCGGCCGCCGTCACCTACGTTCTCGGGCTGCTGTTCGGCACGCAGGTGGGCTGA
- the mgrA gene encoding L-glyceraldehyde 3-phosphate reductase, protein MIDERFDAPVPETHQPYVAAADRYTHHGYRRVGESGLLLPPISLGLWYNFGDNKPFDGQRELLRHAFDRGITHFDLANNYGPPYGSAEENFGRMMRGDFKPYRNELILSTKAGWDMWPGPYGVLGTRKYMLASLDESLQRMSVDYVDIFYSHRADPSTPVAETIGALDTAIRQGKALYAGISSYSPERTREAVEVARSLGTPLVIHQPSYSLLNRWIEDGLTQTLAESGMGSIGFTPLAQGLLTDKFLGGRHEEHATKRRSFNERMLSEDNLRRLEGLNAIAADRGQSLAQMAIAWALRTVTSALIGASRTEQIDENLAALDNLEFSDEELRRIDEFAGDAGVNIWATSSDL, encoded by the coding sequence GTGATCGACGAGCGATTCGACGCCCCCGTACCCGAAACCCACCAGCCGTACGTCGCGGCAGCCGACCGTTACACGCACCACGGCTACCGCCGTGTGGGCGAGAGCGGGCTCTTGCTTCCGCCGATCTCGCTCGGCCTCTGGTACAACTTCGGGGACAACAAGCCGTTCGACGGACAGCGGGAGCTGCTGCGCCATGCCTTCGACCGCGGAATCACGCACTTCGATCTGGCGAACAACTACGGCCCGCCCTACGGCAGTGCGGAAGAGAACTTCGGGCGCATGATGCGAGGCGACTTCAAGCCGTACCGGAACGAGCTCATCCTGTCGACGAAGGCCGGCTGGGACATGTGGCCAGGACCGTACGGCGTCTTGGGCACACGCAAGTACATGCTCGCGAGCCTCGATGAGTCGTTGCAGCGCATGTCCGTCGACTACGTCGACATCTTCTATTCGCACCGCGCCGACCCCAGCACGCCGGTCGCCGAGACGATCGGCGCGCTCGACACGGCCATCCGCCAGGGCAAGGCGCTGTACGCCGGAATCTCGTCCTACTCCCCCGAGCGCACGCGCGAAGCGGTCGAGGTCGCGCGTTCACTCGGCACGCCGCTCGTCATCCATCAGCCCTCGTATTCGCTGCTGAACCGCTGGATCGAGGACGGACTCACGCAGACGCTCGCCGAGTCGGGCATGGGATCGATCGGCTTCACGCCGCTCGCCCAGGGCCTGCTCACCGACAAGTTCCTCGGCGGCCGGCACGAGGAGCACGCGACCAAGCGACGGTCGTTCAACGAGAGGATGCTGTCGGAGGACAACCTGCGTCGGCTGGAGGGTCTCAACGCGATAGCCGCTGACCGAGGCCAGTCGCTTGCGCAGATGGCCATCGCGTGGGCGCTGCGCACCGTCACGTCGGCGCTCATCGGCGCTTCGCGCACGGAGCAGATCGACGAGAACCTCGCCGCTCTCGACAACCTCGAGTTCAGCGACGAGGAGCTGCGACGCATCGACGAGTTCGCAGGGGACGCGGGCGTCAACATCTGGGCGACCTCAAGCGACCTGTAG
- a CDS encoding extracellular solute-binding protein, producing MTPLRPHARSGPPLSRRHLLAGTAALLGGAFAAPALAGCSSTAAASGITDISYWHLLSGGDGITMATLVADVEKKLGDVSVKQTVLAWGAPYYTKLAMASAGGRAPDLAIMHASRVTGWAPGGLLDPWDLDLLAEFDVTEDTFKPRIWEKGFTDGRLYSVALDSHPFITFFNTDIADKAGVLTSDGTLIETSTPDEFVDMALEMQAVTGQHGLSWGYLNDGAQLWRLFYTLYRQHGADMVLETGKPAEYDEDAALESLKFMTRLVDGKIAAKNGDINNGIAEFAGQKSGMLFSGVWELRTMQDAGIPFDATIIPTLYGTPAVYADSHTFVLPHQSNPDETKRRAAYEFMATLLKGSIDWAGAGHIPAYLPVIEDPAYDELIPQAHYANAADLINYDPPAWFTGSGSDFQTYFLDAIQGVMLGSTTPEAGFTSFITRINTLLAKPNPVTA from the coding sequence ATGACCCCTCTTCGACCTCACGCGCGCAGCGGTCCGCCGCTCTCGCGGCGGCACCTGCTCGCGGGCACGGCCGCTCTTCTCGGCGGCGCCTTCGCCGCACCGGCCCTCGCCGGATGCAGCTCGACCGCCGCGGCATCCGGAATCACCGACATCTCGTACTGGCACCTGCTGAGCGGCGGCGACGGCATCACCATGGCGACCCTCGTCGCCGACGTCGAGAAGAAGCTCGGCGACGTCAGCGTGAAGCAAACCGTGCTCGCCTGGGGTGCCCCGTACTACACGAAGCTCGCCATGGCGTCCGCCGGCGGTCGCGCCCCCGACCTCGCGATCATGCACGCGAGCCGCGTGACGGGCTGGGCGCCCGGCGGCCTGCTCGACCCGTGGGACCTCGACCTGCTCGCCGAATTCGACGTCACGGAAGACACGTTCAAGCCGCGGATCTGGGAGAAGGGGTTCACCGACGGCAGGCTCTACTCGGTCGCCCTCGACTCGCACCCGTTCATCACGTTCTTCAACACCGACATCGCCGACAAGGCCGGCGTCCTGACCTCGGACGGCACCCTCATCGAGACGTCGACGCCGGACGAGTTCGTCGACATGGCCCTTGAGATGCAAGCGGTCACCGGGCAGCACGGCCTCTCCTGGGGATACCTCAACGACGGCGCGCAGCTGTGGCGGCTGTTCTACACGCTCTATCGCCAGCACGGCGCCGACATGGTGCTCGAGACCGGCAAGCCCGCGGAATACGACGAGGATGCCGCTCTCGAGTCGCTCAAGTTCATGACCAGGCTCGTGGACGGGAAGATTGCCGCCAAGAACGGCGACATCAACAACGGCATCGCCGAGTTCGCCGGCCAGAAGAGCGGCATGCTGTTCTCGGGGGTCTGGGAGCTGCGGACGATGCAGGACGCGGGCATCCCGTTCGATGCGACGATCATCCCGACGCTCTACGGCACGCCGGCCGTGTACGCCGACTCGCACACCTTCGTGCTGCCGCACCAGTCCAACCCCGACGAGACGAAGCGGCGAGCGGCCTACGAATTCATGGCGACCCTCCTGAAAGGGTCGATTGACTGGGCCGGCGCCGGGCACATCCCCGCCTATCTGCCCGTCATCGAGGACCCCGCGTATGACGAGCTCATCCCGCAGGCGCACTACGCGAACGCCGCTGACCTGATCAACTACGACCCGCCGGCGTGGTTCACGGGGTCGGGATCCGACTTCCAGACGTACTTCCTCGACGCGATCCAGGGCGTCATGCTCGGCAGCACGACTCCCGAAGCCGGGTTCACGTCGTTCATCACGCGCATCAACACTCTGCTCGCCAAGCCGAACCCGGTGACGGCATGA
- a CDS encoding LysR family transcriptional regulator substrate-binding protein — translation MVENTADAADGRVLRVAFVPGVTPDKWFGVWAERRPDVPIVAVPLEDESEQTAVLRDGRADMALVRLPIPREALHVIPLYTEQQVVVAPKGHVVTAADEVVVADLADEHLLQDPDAVPEWRAIAREIAEGTRIAVPPMTPRGAIELVSTGAGIVIVPLSVARQFERKDVIRRPVVDVPETQIGLAWLVEREDDPLIEQFIGVVRGRSARSTRTSEAATAQKEAAARRGAEKKAEARKAAEDARERKHARRTAARRGGSRKHPRGRR, via the coding sequence ATGGTCGAGAATACGGCGGATGCCGCTGACGGGCGCGTGCTGCGGGTGGCGTTCGTTCCGGGCGTCACTCCCGACAAGTGGTTCGGCGTCTGGGCGGAGCGCCGCCCCGATGTGCCGATCGTCGCCGTGCCGCTCGAGGACGAGTCCGAGCAGACGGCGGTGCTGCGCGACGGAAGAGCTGACATGGCGCTCGTGCGGCTGCCGATTCCGCGGGAGGCCCTGCACGTGATCCCGCTCTACACCGAGCAGCAGGTGGTGGTCGCGCCCAAGGGACACGTCGTGACGGCGGCGGACGAAGTGGTCGTCGCCGATCTCGCCGACGAGCATCTGCTGCAGGACCCCGATGCCGTGCCGGAATGGCGAGCGATCGCACGCGAGATCGCGGAGGGAACGCGCATCGCCGTTCCGCCGATGACGCCGAGGGGCGCGATCGAACTCGTGTCGACGGGCGCGGGAATCGTCATCGTCCCGCTCTCGGTCGCCCGGCAGTTCGAACGCAAGGACGTGATCCGCCGGCCCGTCGTCGATGTGCCGGAAACGCAGATCGGACTCGCCTGGCTCGTCGAGCGCGAGGACGACCCGCTGATCGAGCAGTTCATCGGCGTCGTCCGCGGTCGATCGGCGCGCAGCACGAGAACGAGCGAAGCCGCGACGGCGCAGAAGGAGGCGGCGGCGCGGCGCGGGGCCGAGAAGAAGGCTGAAGCGCGCAAGGCCGCCGAAGACGCGCGGGAGCGCAAGCACGCGCGTCGCACGGCGGCGCGGCGCGGCGGGAGCCGCAAGCATCCGCGCGGTCGGCGCTGA
- a CDS encoding DUF3618 domain-containing protein — protein sequence MTAEDPNVIRSNIEATRGELSRDVDALADKVSPSKAMHRQTDKVKGAMRRVSDKVMGAASDVSDSVSDTASETGESISDLSHRAVHKAEGNPLAVGLIAFGVGWLAASLIPASSAEKEAGAAIKETAQPLVHEVTDAAKDMAQNLKEPAQDAVENVKQSAQDAAEEVKSEASSAASDMKAEANDAKHSVQDASQNQQ from the coding sequence ATGACTGCCGAAGATCCGAACGTGATTCGGTCGAATATTGAGGCGACTCGTGGCGAGCTGAGCCGCGATGTCGACGCGCTCGCCGACAAGGTGTCGCCGTCGAAGGCGATGCACCGGCAGACGGACAAGGTGAAGGGCGCGATGCGGCGCGTGAGCGACAAGGTCATGGGCGCGGCATCCGATGTCTCTGACTCGGTTTCGGACACGGCGTCCGAGACCGGGGAGAGCATTTCGGACCTGTCGCACCGCGCTGTGCACAAGGCGGAGGGAAACCCCCTCGCCGTCGGACTCATCGCCTTCGGCGTGGGCTGGCTCGCAGCCTCGCTGATTCCCGCGAGCTCGGCGGAGAAGGAGGCGGGCGCCGCCATCAAGGAAACCGCGCAGCCGCTTGTTCACGAGGTCACCGACGCGGCGAAGGATATGGCGCAGAACCTCAAGGAGCCTGCTCAGGACGCCGTGGAGAACGTCAAGCAGTCGGCGCAGGATGCGGCTGAGGAGGTGAAGTCGGAGGCCTCGTCGGCAGCATCCGACATGAAGGCTGAGGCGAACGACGCGAAGCACAGCGTTCAGGACGCGTCGCAGAACCAGCAGTAG
- a CDS encoding LacI family DNA-binding transcriptional regulator produces the protein MRDVAERAGVSPKTVSNVINGVVFVRPETRERVEAAMAELDYVPNLSARGLRNGRSGVLALALPHLATQYSAETMGAFVEVAHERGWAIQIEQTGAEPERELELLSRARAHLVDGLILNPVTLEDSVIAKVDALPPLVLIGEVEQSLVDQVGVDSVASAHEMTQHLIERGCRRIAVVGSPVGGFQTATARSRVTGYRQALREAGIPLDESLEIGCAEWTSAGAASAMAAYLDAENRAPDAVFCFTDTMAFGVLGVLWERGYRVPDDVRVAGFDDTTDSPHAVPALTTVGFDRHELARLAIERLERRIADQRLAPERVGLPYRIIERASTR, from the coding sequence ATGCGTGACGTGGCCGAGCGGGCCGGTGTGTCGCCGAAGACGGTGTCGAACGTCATCAACGGCGTCGTGTTCGTGCGGCCCGAGACGCGTGAGCGCGTCGAGGCGGCGATGGCGGAGCTCGACTACGTTCCGAACCTCAGCGCTCGCGGCCTGCGCAACGGCCGCTCGGGAGTGCTCGCGCTCGCGCTGCCGCACCTCGCGACGCAGTATTCGGCGGAGACGATGGGCGCGTTCGTCGAGGTCGCGCACGAGCGCGGCTGGGCGATCCAGATCGAGCAGACCGGCGCCGAGCCCGAGCGGGAGCTCGAGCTGCTCTCGAGGGCGCGCGCACACCTCGTCGACGGACTGATTCTCAACCCGGTCACGCTCGAAGACAGCGTCATCGCGAAGGTCGACGCGCTTCCGCCGCTCGTGCTCATCGGCGAAGTGGAGCAGAGCCTCGTCGACCAGGTCGGCGTCGACAGCGTCGCCTCGGCGCACGAGATGACGCAGCACCTGATCGAACGGGGCTGCCGCCGCATCGCCGTCGTCGGCTCCCCGGTCGGCGGGTTCCAGACGGCGACGGCGCGCTCGCGCGTGACGGGCTATCGACAGGCGCTTCGGGAGGCCGGCATTCCGCTCGACGAGTCGCTCGAGATCGGCTGTGCCGAGTGGACGTCCGCGGGAGCGGCATCCGCCATGGCCGCGTATCTCGATGCGGAGAATCGGGCGCCGGATGCCGTGTTCTGCTTCACCGACACGATGGCGTTCGGCGTGCTCGGCGTGCTGTGGGAGCGCGGATATCGCGTGCCCGACGATGTGCGGGTCGCAGGATTCGATGACACGACCGACAGCCCGCACGCCGTGCCGGCGCTCACGACGGTGGGCTTCGACAGGCACGAGCTCGCGCGGCTCGCGATCGAGCGGCTGGAGCGGCGCATCGCCGATCAGCGGCTCGCGCCCGAGCGGGTCGGCCTGCCGTATCGCATCATCGAACGGGCGAGCACCCGCTGA
- a CDS encoding HNH endonuclease signature motif containing protein, with translation METPAHGGVVEVAAVAADSAARLREAVPHTAAAASDHRLLDAVARVAELGRACQLAMGVLAAEVATRSARVDGIDTLATRNGQKDAAGLLQLAGRVSRDAARRYLAYGEAIVDRDALTGAPLPPRWERVSEAAFAGEVDAEAVVPVLRHLEEVRLSADSDLLDAAESGMMRIASQGTPEYTGQQMRVWKEALDPDGARPREEKQRRSRFFRIGRENSEGMTPVRGLLTPEAGAHLRTALSTFTNPRVSRVAFPTEAEQQKIDELEAALPDGVGTYDLDPRTRDQKLHDILDGLITSGHRAAASGGDNRRTMTQLIATIGLDELRCGDGVAWVDGMSEPLGPATTERIRCDQGFRTLLLGDEGEALWLGKKREMFTRKQKLAIAARDGGCAWPGCDAPAEWCEVHHVTYRRNGGTTDIDNGILLCGPHHHVLHAQDWDIRMSEGVPYLRPPAYLHRGDGQIRLGQNRVREVRRLRRQRRRANSGSAKGADPPDTG, from the coding sequence ATGGAAACACCAGCGCATGGCGGCGTCGTCGAGGTCGCGGCGGTCGCCGCGGACTCGGCGGCACGCTTGCGCGAAGCCGTCCCGCATACCGCGGCAGCGGCATCCGATCACCGACTTCTCGACGCCGTCGCGCGCGTCGCCGAACTCGGCAGGGCCTGCCAGCTCGCGATGGGGGTGCTCGCCGCGGAGGTGGCGACGCGCTCCGCGCGGGTTGACGGCATCGACACGCTCGCGACGCGGAACGGGCAGAAGGACGCGGCCGGCCTGCTGCAGCTCGCCGGCCGCGTCTCCCGCGACGCTGCCCGCCGCTACCTCGCGTACGGCGAGGCCATCGTCGACCGCGATGCGCTCACCGGAGCGCCTCTGCCGCCGCGATGGGAACGGGTGTCCGAGGCGGCATTCGCCGGCGAGGTGGACGCCGAGGCCGTGGTTCCGGTGCTCCGGCACCTCGAAGAGGTTCGGCTCTCCGCCGATTCCGATCTGCTGGACGCCGCGGAATCCGGCATGATGCGCATCGCCTCCCAGGGCACGCCCGAGTACACGGGGCAGCAGATGCGCGTGTGGAAGGAAGCCCTCGATCCCGACGGCGCACGCCCGCGCGAAGAGAAGCAGCGCCGCTCTCGGTTCTTCCGCATCGGCCGGGAGAACTCGGAGGGCATGACGCCGGTGAGGGGACTTCTTACTCCGGAAGCCGGGGCGCACTTGCGAACCGCTCTCTCGACGTTCACAAATCCGCGCGTCTCGCGGGTCGCGTTCCCGACCGAAGCGGAGCAGCAGAAGATCGATGAGTTGGAGGCGGCGCTGCCCGATGGGGTCGGCACGTACGATCTCGATCCCCGCACGCGCGACCAGAAGCTCCACGACATTCTCGACGGCCTCATCACGAGCGGACACCGCGCGGCGGCGAGCGGTGGCGACAACCGGCGCACGATGACGCAGCTGATCGCGACGATCGGTCTCGACGAGCTGCGCTGCGGCGACGGAGTCGCGTGGGTAGACGGAATGTCGGAGCCTCTCGGCCCGGCCACGACCGAACGCATTCGCTGCGACCAGGGGTTTCGCACTCTGCTTCTCGGCGACGAAGGGGAAGCGCTGTGGCTGGGCAAGAAGCGCGAGATGTTCACGCGCAAGCAGAAGCTCGCAATCGCCGCTCGCGACGGCGGCTGTGCCTGGCCGGGCTGCGATGCTCCAGCGGAATGGTGCGAAGTGCACCACGTCACCTACCGCCGCAACGGCGGCACGACGGACATCGACAACGGCATCCTCCTCTGCGGCCCGCACCACCACGTGCTGCACGCTCAGGACTGGGACATCCGCATGAGCGAGGGCGTGCCGTATCTGCGACCTCCCGCGTATCTGCACCGAGGAGATGGCCAGATCAGGCTCGGCCAGAACCGCGTCCGCGAGGTTCGGCGACTACGGCGCCAGCGCCGCCGCGCCAACTCCGGCTCGGCGAAGGGCGCCGACCCGCCCGACACGGGATGA
- a CDS encoding SDR family oxidoreductase, producing the protein MTRVLYIGGTGTISSACVARSLELGHEVTVLNRGHASPRPVPGGVEQLTGDAGSAASLTEALGDREFDAVAQFVAFSPEHVAADVEFFAGRTGQYVFISTASAYQKPPSRLPVTESTPLRNPFWQYSRDKIAGEDVLVHAYRESGFPMTIVRPSHTYDRTRLPTLGGWTDIARMRAGQPVIVHGDGTSLWTVTHNTDFAVGFAGLLGNPFALGEAFTITSDHAPTWNQIYEWLADAAGATCDIVHVASDRITAELPDLGPGLLGDKAHSMVFDTSKLRSLVPEFRTSIPYWQGAREQIAWFDAHPDRQATDAALDAAFDRLVASARA; encoded by the coding sequence ATGACTCGCGTGCTCTACATCGGCGGAACCGGAACCATCAGCTCGGCGTGCGTCGCGCGCTCCCTCGAGCTCGGCCACGAGGTGACCGTGCTGAACCGCGGGCACGCGAGCCCACGACCCGTTCCCGGCGGGGTCGAGCAGCTCACGGGAGACGCCGGCTCGGCGGCATCCCTCACCGAGGCCCTCGGCGACCGTGAGTTCGACGCCGTCGCCCAGTTCGTCGCGTTCAGTCCCGAGCACGTCGCTGCCGACGTCGAGTTCTTCGCCGGCCGCACGGGCCAGTACGTGTTCATCAGCACGGCATCGGCGTACCAGAAGCCCCCGTCGCGGCTGCCCGTCACCGAGTCCACGCCGCTGCGCAACCCGTTCTGGCAGTATTCCCGCGACAAGATCGCCGGCGAGGACGTTCTCGTTCACGCGTATCGCGAGTCCGGCTTCCCGATGACGATTGTCCGTCCCTCGCACACCTACGACCGCACGCGGCTGCCGACCCTCGGCGGCTGGACCGACATCGCCCGCATGCGCGCCGGCCAGCCCGTCATCGTGCACGGCGACGGCACGAGCCTGTGGACCGTCACCCACAACACCGACTTCGCCGTCGGCTTCGCGGGGCTGCTCGGCAACCCCTTCGCGCTCGGCGAGGCGTTCACGATCACGTCCGACCATGCGCCGACGTGGAACCAGATCTACGAGTGGCTTGCGGATGCCGCCGGCGCGACGTGCGACATCGTGCACGTGGCCTCCGACCGCATCACCGCCGAGCTGCCCGACCTCGGGCCCGGACTGCTCGGCGACAAGGCGCACTCGATGGTCTTCGACACGAGCAAGCTGCGCTCCCTCGTACCGGAGTTCCGCACGAGCATTCCCTACTGGCAGGGCGCCCGCGAGCAGATCGCGTGGTTTGACGCGCACCCCGACAGGCAAGCGACGGATGCCGCGCTCGACGCCGCCTTCGACCGCCTCGTCGCGTCCGCCCGCGCGTGA
- a CDS encoding DUF5997 family protein, translating into MNAPQSQSMKAATAAKKLGILLSAAPEDFQTGPVTRDELNALAQNPPEWLDELRRNGPHPRQEVARKLGVSTSGLARGGITDPLTTAQIRDLLQQMPEWLVHERATLAKVREENARVKARDAARRADAEGDA; encoded by the coding sequence ATGAACGCACCCCAGAGCCAGTCGATGAAGGCGGCGACAGCGGCGAAGAAGCTCGGCATCCTGCTGTCAGCCGCTCCCGAGGACTTCCAGACCGGTCCTGTCACGCGCGACGAGCTGAACGCGCTTGCGCAGAACCCGCCGGAGTGGCTCGACGAACTGCGCCGCAACGGGCCGCACCCGCGGCAGGAGGTCGCGCGCAAGCTCGGCGTCTCGACCTCGGGACTCGCCCGCGGCGGCATCACGGACCCGCTGACGACCGCGCAGATCCGCGATCTTCTGCAGCAGATGCCCGAGTGGCTCGTGCACGAGCGGGCGACGCTGGCGAAGGTTCGCGAGGAGAACGCGAGAGTCAAGGCTCGGGATGCCGCCAGACGGGCCGACGCGGAGGGCGACGCGTAG